The Arctopsyche grandis isolate Sample6627 chromosome 7, ASM5162203v2, whole genome shotgun sequence genome includes a window with the following:
- the LOC143914867 gene encoding uncharacterized protein LOC143914867 has product MYGVRLCVLTAHLLLLVDFCLASSSYYVLLSNDGPVVLGANVTFRAEVFTSGHIHPQGLFRFTWTDNGFPKHNYANDSTFPVSTWTVSYPSDQYSPGMYEVQVSIEEWSTIIWWPLISARGSFNLTNFLNGDIQLKQKNDLITTEYVSMISPVVHDISLAPADFNYITKNATSILTYWFIDCVYYGESANYTFTNTYTKENAVHHVEALIVASYEPIPPPTTTTTTTTTTTTTTTTTTTTTTTTTTTPAPKTTPSTTPIPTVSSTPLKLDHLLLQSSSVGLPTVSSASTVADVALNISSDGGKSKIVKREVEMNNETDAQYDHQLNDTSVVLVKKLAEDMELLRPGSVQMPLVCLNQSAVPIDRKKTYGYFHKKITVQVPVSNVSITGNNWLQQGEMLMLKVKCQGTGPFQYCTQYKDGKYNVTGNETCPNELTTSTCDFPAVHYYSTMDTHTVVIIISNNVAKIVSPVTINIYKVTKRAQLSVIVVPVAFSIVAAILIVFGVAYYIQNRSRFTVEVADFDFGQQYADLEYKTFNERLRDSFNNALNWGGTRENGQPSTSWGHSDNNKYGTMT; this is encoded by the exons gTTTAGCATCATCTTCATACTATGTTTTACTATCGAATGATGGACCCGTAGTCTTAGgagcaaatgtcacattcagAGCTGAAGTGTTTACATCTGGACATATACATCCGCAAGGACTCTTCCGATTCACATGGACAGATAATGGATTCCCCAAACACAATTATGCG AACGACTCAACATTTCCGGTTTCCACATGGACAGTCAGCTATCCAAGTGACCAATACAGTCCTGGAATGTATGAGGTGCAAGTGTCCATCGAAGAATGGTCCACAATTATTTGGTGGCCTTTAATATCTGCAAGGGGATCATTTAATCTCACGA attttttgaATGGAGATATCCAACTGAAGcagaaaaatgatttaattacgaCCGAATATGTATCTATGATATCGCCGGTCGTGCACGACATATCTCTCGCTCCCGCCGATTTCAATTACATCACGAAAAATGCTACTTCTATTTTAACGTATTGGTTTATCGACTGTGTGTATTATGGCGAAAGTGCCAATTATACATTCACCAACACCTACACTAAAGAGAACGCCGTTCATCATGTTGAAGCCCTTATCGTCGCGTCTTACGAACCGATCCCACCTCCGACAACCACCACAACTACGACTACAACCACCACTACTACTACTACGACCACCACCACCACAACCACTACAACCACAACTACGCCGGCTCCGAAGACGACACCCTCGACTACTCCAATACCGACAGTTTCCTCCACACCCCTCAAATTAGATCATTTACTATTACAGTCATCTTCTGTTGGACTTCCGACAGTTTCGTCTGCGAGCACAGTCGCCGATGTTGCCTTGAACATTTCCTCCGATGGTGGAAAATCGAAGATAGTGAAGCGAGAAGTCGAAATGAATAATGAAACCGACGCCCAATACGACCATCAATTGAACGATACGTCTGTAGTGCTCGTTAAAAAACTAGCCGAAGATATGGAATTGCTACGTCCAGGCTCCGTTCAAATGCCTTTAGTATGCCTGAACCAATCTGCCGTTCCCATCGATCGTAAAAAAACATATGGCTATTTCCATAAGAAGATAACTGTTCAAG TTCCCGTTTCTAATGTGTCTATTACTGGAAACAATTGGCTACAGCAAGGTGAGATGCTGATGCTTAAAGTCAAATGTCAAGGTACGGGTCCTTTCCAGTACTGTACCCAATATAAAGATGGAAAGTACAACGTGACCGGAAACGAAACTTGCCCAAACGAACTGACAACTTCCACGTGTGACTTTCCTGCCGTTCATTACTACTCGACCATGGACACCCACACTGTTGTTataataatttctaataatgttGCCAAAATAGTGTCTCCTGTGACTATAAACATATACAAAG TTACGAAAAGAGCACAATTGTCCGTCATCGTAGTACCTGTAGCTTTTAGTATTGTGGCCGCGATTCTCATTGTGTTCGGAGTAGCATACTATATACAAAATAGATCTAG ATTTACGGTTGAAGTAGCTGATTTCGATTTTGGTCAACAGTACGCCGACTTGGAATACAAAACTTTCAACGAACGGCTACGTGACAGTTTCAATAATGCACTGAACTGGGGTGGTACACGAGAAAATGGACAACCGTCTACTTCGTGGGGTCATTccgataataataaatacggaACGATGACATAA